In Eulemur rufifrons isolate Redbay chromosome 3, OSU_ERuf_1, whole genome shotgun sequence, a single window of DNA contains:
- the AARD gene encoding alanine and arginine-rich domain-containing protein, whose amino-acid sequence MGPGDSDRCRETISWGRPGVPGRAGLWLPPPPPARSFPGDAKSTDVQEKAPAAGPRLEDIRRRLARAFQPALQHWGSRRAREEAAAAREEQSRARVEAALARLRAELLEMHFQNHQLARTLLDLNMKVQQLKREYELEIASESQSPKDNATNPE is encoded by the exons ATGGGCCCCGGAGACTCCGACCGCTGCAGAGAGACAATTTCCTGGGGGCGCCCTGGAGTCCCAGGCAGAGCAGGGCTTTGGCTTCCACCCCCGCCTCCCGCGCGCAGCTTCCCCGGGGACGCCAAGAGCACCGATGTCCAGGAGAAGGCCCCCGCCGCGGGCCCGCGGCTGGAGGACATCAGACGGCGGCTGGCGCGCGCCTTCCAGCCGGCGCTGCAGCACTGGGGCTCGAGGCGTGcgcgggaggaggcggcggcggcgcgggagGAGCAGAGCCGGGCGCGCGTCGAGGCTGCCCTGGCCCGTCTGCGCGCGGAGCTG CTGGAAATGCATTTCCAAAACCACCAGCTGGCTAGAACTTTACTGGACCTAAACATGAAAGTGCAGCAATTGAAAAGGGAGTATGAACTGGAAATCGCATCAGAATCTCAAAGCCCGAAAGATAATGCCACGAATCCAGAATAA